Proteins encoded in a region of the Enterococcus gilvus ATCC BAA-350 genome:
- a CDS encoding ABC transporter ATP-binding protein: MRKYTSSLKRLMHYINPYKKSFILVLILAIGTLILGTWMPYLTGLPTTEVSKNIMQGEAVNFDYVFKWLVVIVIVGIAYSCTQLGTGWLMANVVQSAMRDLREDIEAKINRLPVSYFDRNQQGNILSRVTNDVDAVSNAMQQAIIKSINAVLGILLAVAMMFYINPMMAVLSLIMIPLSIVVSRKIVQVSQKDFQGMQNSLGELNGYVQENMTGFSVLKLYGREKETLAGFSEVNHELRRYGFRAAFVSSLMQPLVQLTAYATYIAMAILGSWNVIHGVILVGQLQAFIQYIWQVSQPMGEITQLSSMIQSASASAKRVFEILDEPEEELNEQDLPLPEPVQGNVVFDHVRFSYDPKKPLIEDLSFEVKAGETVAIVGPTGAGKTTLINLLMRFYDINSGRILIDGVNTQEMNRSDVRSLFGMVLQDAWLYEGTIGDNIRFGRLEATDYEVVDAAKTANVDHFIRTMPDGYDMEINSEGDNVSLGQKQLLTIARAVISDPKILILDEATSSVDTRLEGLIQKAMDRVMQGRTSFVIAHRLSTIRDADHILVMKDGQIIEHGTHNELLAQGGFYEQLYNSQFMEEAE, from the coding sequence ATGAGAAAATACACTTCTTCTTTAAAGCGGTTGATGCACTATATTAATCCTTACAAAAAATCATTTATTTTGGTCTTGATACTGGCTATTGGAACCTTGATTCTAGGGACCTGGATGCCTTATTTGACAGGTCTGCCTACAACTGAAGTTAGTAAAAACATCATGCAGGGCGAGGCTGTAAACTTTGACTATGTCTTTAAATGGTTAGTCGTCATCGTGATTGTGGGGATTGCCTATAGTTGTACGCAATTAGGAACAGGCTGGCTGATGGCAAACGTTGTACAATCTGCAATGCGTGATTTGCGTGAAGATATTGAAGCCAAGATTAATCGGTTGCCAGTTTCCTATTTTGATCGAAACCAACAAGGAAACATTCTCTCACGTGTAACGAACGACGTGGATGCAGTGAGTAATGCGATGCAACAAGCCATCATCAAATCTATCAATGCTGTCTTAGGTATTTTGTTAGCAGTTGCAATGATGTTTTACATCAATCCCATGATGGCGGTCTTATCATTGATCATGATTCCGTTATCCATTGTTGTTTCTCGAAAAATCGTTCAAGTGTCACAGAAGGATTTCCAAGGAATGCAAAATTCATTGGGTGAATTGAACGGCTATGTACAGGAAAATATGACTGGCTTTAGCGTTTTAAAATTGTATGGACGTGAAAAAGAAACCTTGGCTGGCTTTAGCGAAGTCAATCATGAACTTCGACGCTATGGTTTCCGCGCGGCCTTTGTTTCAAGCTTGATGCAGCCGTTGGTTCAGTTGACCGCTTATGCAACGTACATCGCGATGGCTATTTTGGGAAGTTGGAATGTTATTCACGGTGTGATTTTAGTAGGGCAGCTCCAAGCCTTTATTCAATACATTTGGCAAGTTAGTCAGCCGATGGGGGAAATCACCCAACTGTCTTCAATGATCCAAAGTGCATCGGCTTCAGCTAAACGAGTTTTTGAAATATTAGATGAACCAGAGGAAGAATTAAACGAGCAGGATCTGCCTTTACCAGAACCGGTACAAGGAAATGTTGTTTTTGATCATGTAAGATTCAGTTACGATCCGAAGAAGCCGTTGATCGAGGATTTAAGCTTCGAGGTCAAAGCAGGGGAAACAGTCGCTATCGTTGGTCCGACAGGTGCAGGTAAGACGACGTTGATCAATTTGCTGATGCGGTTTTACGATATCAACAGTGGACGCATCTTGATTGATGGTGTAAACACACAAGAAATGAATCGTTCGGATGTTCGTTCCTTATTTGGTATGGTATTGCAAGATGCTTGGTTATACGAAGGAACGATCGGAGACAATATTCGCTTTGGACGCTTAGAGGCTACGGATTATGAAGTAGTTGATGCGGCTAAAACAGCAAATGTGGATCATTTTATTCGAACGATGCCTGATGGGTATGATATGGAAATCAATTCAGAGGGAGACAATGTCTCTCTTGGACAAAAACAATTATTGACCATTGCTAGAGCAGTTATCTCTGATCCTAAGATCCTTATTCTGGATGAAGCAACAAGCTCGGTGGATACTCGTTTAGAAGGATTGATCCAAAAAGCAATGGATCGTGTCATGCAAGGGCGCACGAGTTTTGTAATTGCCCATCGGTTATCAACGATTCGTGATGCAGACCATATTTTAGTTATGAAGGATGGTCAAATCATTGAGCATGGTACCCACAATGAACTTCTGGCCCAAGGGGGATTCTATGAACAGCTATACAATAGCCAGTTCATGGAAGAAGCGGAATAA
- a CDS encoding gamma carbonic anhydrase family protein codes for MAYFIASSADVYGDVTIEKGATIWFQSVLRGDSNTIAIGEMSNVQDGTIVHVDHDAPTSIGEYVTIGHACIIHGCTIHSGALIGMGSTILNHAEIGENSLIGAGSLVTEGTVIPPNSLAFGSPARVIRQLTPEEISSNRKNAEHYYELGEKYLNNEIPPFQVRGAVHEGD; via the coding sequence ATGGCTTATTTTATCGCATCCAGCGCGGATGTTTATGGCGATGTAACCATAGAAAAGGGCGCAACGATTTGGTTTCAAAGCGTTTTAAGAGGAGATAGCAACACGATCGCTATTGGAGAAATGAGCAATGTGCAGGATGGAACGATTGTACATGTGGATCATGATGCTCCTACTTCGATCGGAGAATATGTCACAATTGGACACGCGTGTATTATTCACGGGTGTACGATCCATAGCGGGGCGTTGATCGGGATGGGGTCAACGATTTTGAATCATGCAGAAATTGGCGAAAATAGTCTGATCGGTGCGGGGTCATTAGTAACAGAAGGAACAGTGATTCCGCCGAACTCGCTAGCATTTGGATCGCCAGCACGTGTGATTCGTCAATTGACACCGGAAGAAATCAGTAGCAACCGCAAAAATGCGGAGCATTATTACGAATTAGGAGAAAAATACTTGAACAACGAGATACCGCCATTCCAAGTAAGAGGAGCTGTTCATGAAGGAGACTAG
- a CDS encoding (4Fe-4S)-binding protein — protein MDGSKFDHEPVNEEDLLAKGYRKYHGEGIDIYYNKDICAHIGNCVRGNPEIFEVGRRPWIIPDNGSVENASYVVDTCPSGALKYVVKK, from the coding sequence ATGGACGGAAGTAAATTTGATCATGAGCCGGTCAATGAGGAAGACTTGTTGGCCAAGGGCTATCGCAAATATCATGGTGAAGGCATTGATATTTATTATAACAAGGATATTTGCGCGCACATTGGGAACTGTGTAAGAGGCAATCCAGAAATTTTTGAGGTGGGACGCAGACCCTGGATTATTCCAGACAATGGCAGTGTTGAAAATGCTAGTTATGTCGTGGATACTTGTCCAAGCGGCGCCTTGAAATATGTTGTGAAGAAGTAA
- a CDS encoding GNAT family N-acetyltransferase — MEIKEEKERFVLLNDQNEEAGEMTWSNAGPEIMIIDHTFVDPTYRGQGLAEKLVAAGVEKARKDDKKIIPLCPFAKKEFDEKPEYADVLRK; from the coding sequence ATGGAAATCAAAGAAGAAAAAGAACGCTTTGTCTTATTGAACGATCAAAATGAAGAGGCAGGAGAAATGACATGGTCAAATGCTGGTCCAGAAATTATGATCATTGATCATACATTTGTCGATCCAACATATCGCGGACAAGGCTTGGCAGAAAAATTAGTTGCTGCCGGTGTTGAAAAAGCACGTAAAGATGATAAAAAAATCATCCCATTATGCCCATTCGCAAAAAAAGAGTTTGATGAAAAACCAGAATATGCAGATGTTTTAAGAAAATAA